The Garciella nitratireducens DSM 15102 region CATAAGAAAGATCTTCCACTATAATACCAATCATTGCAATTTTTTTCTTCATTTAACTTCCCTTCCTATATAAAATTTTCTTAAAATATACGTTCTTCAAAAATGTAAAATAACTATGTTGCTTACGTAAAATTATTTCCAATTCCATTCTCTTTTAATCTTATTTTTATAAATTTATTTTTTATTTCTAAAAATTATTTCCATATCCTAAAATTTTAAAATAGAGAGGCAAATTTGCCTCTCTATTTTAAAATTGAATTTCTTTTAGTTTCCTTATATTTTTTTCTTTCTCTCCATTAAAAATATAAGAACCTGCTACTAAAATATTTGCTCCTGCTTGTATACATTCTTTTGCTGTTATCTCATTGATTCCCCCATCTACCTGTAAATCTATCGAACGATTTCCAATCATTTTTTTTGTTTCTTTAATCTTTTCTACTATCACTTTTATAAATTTTTGTCCTCCAAATCCAGGATTTACAGTCATAAGTAAGATCATATCAATATCATCCAATACATATTTAAGAGAATCTATTGAGGTAGCTGGATTTAAAGCTACTCCTACTTTTACCCCCTGATCTTTTACCAATTGAATACTGCGATGAAGATGTGTAGTAGCTTCTTGATGAATAGTAATCCCATTGGCTCCTGCTTGTACTATCTTAGGAATGAATTGGTCAGGATTTTGTATCATCATATGAACATCAAAAAAGAGATCCGTTGTTTTTCTTAAATCTTTGATTTGATCAGGTCCAAAAGTAATATTAGGTACAAAATTTCCATCCATCATATCCAAATGAATCATATCTACCTTAAGAGAATGTAATTGCTTTATCTCTCTTTCTAAATTTGCAAAATCAGCACTTAATAGGGAAGGAGCTATTTTTAGCATAAATCTTTCCTGCCTTTCTTTTTTATGATTACTATCTAATTTTATTTTATAACAAAAGCCAGTTGATATAAACTGACTTTTTAAAGATTATTCGTCTTCCTCACTTTCATCACTTACATATACTTTTGCAGCTGTTATGATTTTTTCTCCTTCTTTTGCCCTCATTAAGGTTACCCCTTGAGTATTTCTCCCCATTTTTGAAATACCTTTTACTTCTAATCGAATGACAATCCCATTATTATTCATAAGCATAATTTCATCCTCTTTTTGTACAACACGAATTCCTACTAGATCTCCTGTTTTTGAAGTAATATTGTACGTAATAATTCCTTTTCCTCCTCTAGATTGAATGCGATATTCTTCTACTGGAGTCATTTTTCCAAATCCATTTTCGCTGACTGCTAATAGATAGGAATCTTCTAACGCTAAATCCATTCCTATGACTTCATCTCCATCTCTTAGATCAATTCCCTTTACTCCCATAGATGTTCTTCCCGTAGGACGAACATCCTTTTCTGAAAAACGAATGGCGTATCCTTTTTTAGTCCCTATAATAACTTCTCCATCTCCATTGGTTAACCGAACATTAATCAATTCATCATTTTCTTTTAAAGAAATGGCTACAAGCCCTGTTCTCCTAGAAGTATCATATTCAATCAATTCTGTTTTCTTTATTATTCCCAGTTTCGTAGCCATAATCAAATAATGATTCTCTTTAAATTCTTTTACAGGAATTACTGTAGCTATGGATTCTCCAGGGTCCAATTGAAGAATATTTACAATAGCTGTTCCTCTAGCTTGTCTACTTGCTTCAGGAATTTCAAAAGCTTTTAAACGATATACCTTTCCTTTGTTGGTAAAGAATAATAAGTAATGATGTGTAGAAGTCATAAATAAATGCTCTACAAAATCATCTTCACGAGTACTAAGGGCTGCTACTCCTTTTCCCCCTCTTTTTTGGGATCGATAAGTATTAGAAGGCAGTCTTTTGATATATCCAAAATGCGTTAATGTAATTACTACATCTTCTTGTTCAATCAAATCCTCTATATCAATCTCACTAGCATCAATATCAAAACCTGTTCTTCGATCATCATTATACTTTTCTTTAACTTCCAATAACTCTTCTCGAATTACTTGTAAAATGCGATATTCACTTTCTAAGATTTCCTTTAAATTTTTAATGGTCTCTAAAAGAGAATGATATTCTTCTTCTATTTTTTCTCTTTCTAAACCTGTTAAACGCTGTAGACGCATATCTAAGATAGCTTGTGCTTGTTTTTCACTAAGTTTAAATTGATGAATTAATCCATCTTTTGCAATCTGAACTGTTTTGGAATTACGAATCAAATCAATCACTGCATCAATATGATCTAAAGCAATCCTTAAACCTTCTAAGATATGAGCACGTGCTTGTGCTTTTTCTAAATCAAATCTTGTTCTACGAATGATTACTTCTTTTTGATGTTCAATATAATAATCTAGTATTTGCCTTAAATTTAAGATCCTTGGCTCATTATCTACTAAAGCTAGCATAATAACTCCGAAGGTTTCTTGCATTTGCGTATGTTTATATAAAAGATTTAATACTACATTGGGATTTACGTCTTTTTTAAGTTCAACAACAATACGCATTCCATGACGATCTGATTCATCTCTAAGATCAGAAATTCCTTCAATTTTTTTATCTTTTACTAATTCTGCAATTTTTTCAATCAACTTTGCTTTGTTAACTTGATAAGGAATTTCAGTGACAATAATTCTATATTTACTATTGGTCATTTGCTCAATATTTGCTTTTGCCCGTACTTTTACCTTTCCTCTTCCTGTAGTATAGGCTTGTTTTACTCCTTCTTTCCCTAAAATAATACCTCCTGTTGGAAAATCTGGACCTTTAATCTTTTTCATAAGTTGCTCTATCGTAATCTCAGGATGATCAATAATTTCTACAATTCCATCAATTATTTCTCCAAGATTATGAGGAGGAATATTCGTAGCCATACCTACCGCAATTCCTGCAGAGCCATTTACCAATAGATTAGGAAAACGAGAAGGCAATACCTCAGGTTCCTTTAAAGTTTCATCAAAATTTGGTGAAAAATTCACTGTGTTTTTGTTAATATCTCGAAGTAGTTCTTGGGTAATTTTAGTCATTTTTGCCTCGGTATAACGCATCGCTGCTGCTCCGTCTCCATCTACAGAACCGAAATTTCCATGACCATCTACTAAAGGATAACGAGTAGAAAAATCCTGAGCTAAACGAACTAAAGCTTCATATACTGCACTATCTCCATGAGGATGATACTTTCCTAATACATCTCCAACAATTCTTGCACATTTTCTATAGGATTTTTCTGGAGTTAATCCTAATTCACTCATTGCATATAAAATTCTTCTATGAACTGGTTTTAAACCATCCCTTACATCAGGAAGAGCACGGGATACTATTACACTCATTGCATAGTCAATGTAGGATTTTTCCATCTCCTCCTCTATATTGACTTGTAAAACACGATTATTT contains the following coding sequences:
- the gyrA gene encoding DNA gyrase subunit A is translated as MAEENNRVLQVNIEEEMEKSYIDYAMSVIVSRALPDVRDGLKPVHRRILYAMSELGLTPEKSYRKCARIVGDVLGKYHPHGDSAVYEALVRLAQDFSTRYPLVDGHGNFGSVDGDGAAAMRYTEAKMTKITQELLRDINKNTVNFSPNFDETLKEPEVLPSRFPNLLVNGSAGIAVGMATNIPPHNLGEIIDGIVEIIDHPEITIEQLMKKIKGPDFPTGGIILGKEGVKQAYTTGRGKVKVRAKANIEQMTNSKYRIIVTEIPYQVNKAKLIEKIAELVKDKKIEGISDLRDESDRHGMRIVVELKKDVNPNVVLNLLYKHTQMQETFGVIMLALVDNEPRILNLRQILDYYIEHQKEVIIRRTRFDLEKAQARAHILEGLRIALDHIDAVIDLIRNSKTVQIAKDGLIHQFKLSEKQAQAILDMRLQRLTGLEREKIEEEYHSLLETIKNLKEILESEYRILQVIREELLEVKEKYNDDRRTGFDIDASEIDIEDLIEQEDVVITLTHFGYIKRLPSNTYRSQKRGGKGVAALSTREDDFVEHLFMTSTHHYLLFFTNKGKVYRLKAFEIPEASRQARGTAIVNILQLDPGESIATVIPVKEFKENHYLIMATKLGIIKKTELIEYDTSRRTGLVAISLKENDELINVRLTNGDGEVIIGTKKGYAIRFSEKDVRPTGRTSMGVKGIDLRDGDEVIGMDLALEDSYLLAVSENGFGKMTPVEEYRIQSRGGKGIITYNITSKTGDLVGIRVVQKEDEIMLMNNNGIVIRLEVKGISKMGRNTQGVTLMRAKEGEKIITAAKVYVSDESEEDE
- the rpe gene encoding ribulose-phosphate 3-epimerase, which gives rise to MLKIAPSLLSADFANLEREIKQLHSLKVDMIHLDMMDGNFVPNITFGPDQIKDLRKTTDLFFDVHMMIQNPDQFIPKIVQAGANGITIHQEATTHLHRSIQLVKDQGVKVGVALNPATSIDSLKYVLDDIDMILLMTVNPGFGGQKFIKVIVEKIKETKKMIGNRSIDLQVDGGINEITAKECIQAGANILVAGSYIFNGEKEKNIRKLKEIQF